The bacterium genome has a window encoding:
- a CDS encoding SPOR domain-containing protein, with the protein MKKYWMLIGLTAMLMTACGPKEPPMSATPPQAQPAAAAPDTTQQAAQPADTAQAAAPAAQPVKVKKAVSRTGMPAGPYTIQVAAWETRESAEKLAAFYSRNGFEARVENADLNNGRWYRVRVGNYPSYAEAETAAAEIREKYKSDVWLVKL; encoded by the coding sequence ATGAAAAAGTACTGGATGCTGATCGGCCTTACGGCGATGCTGATGACAGCCTGTGGCCCGAAGGAGCCGCCGATGAGCGCGACTCCGCCGCAGGCCCAGCCGGCAGCCGCGGCCCCGGACACCACGCAGCAGGCGGCCCAGCCCGCCGACACGGCCCAGGCCGCCGCCCCGGCCGCTCAGCCGGTCAAGGTGAAGAAAGCCGTTTCACGCACCGGCATGCCCGCCGGGCCGTACACGATCCAGGTGGCGGCCTGGGAGACCCGCGAGTCGGCCGAGAAGCTGGCCGCTTTCTACAGCCGCAACGGGTTCGAGGCCCGGGTGGAGAACGCCGATCTGAACAACGGACGCTGGTACCGGGTCCGGGTGGGCAACTACCCCAGCTATGCCGAGGCCGAGACAGCGGCTGCGGAAATCCGCGAAAAGTACAAGAGCGATGTCTGGTTGGTGAAACTCTGA